The following coding sequences are from one Paenibacillus stellifer window:
- the menA gene encoding 1,4-dihydroxy-2-naphthoate polyprenyltransferase, with protein sequence MNIRSFLRLVEIQTKAASMIPFALGTLYALYRFHSFDAGKFLLMLVSLLSFDMATTAINNYYDFKKAQRTHGYGYETHNPIVRHKLKEAVVVGVILILLVLAVGCGLLLVARTGLLVLALGGLSFMIGILYSFGPVPISRMPLGELFSGLFMGFVIIFISAYIHAGDALAVLSLDLQGGWVHFDLNLLEVLFLFGFSIPAVLCIANIMLANNICDVEEDIENRRYTLPVYIGKPNALLLFSTLYYASYADLVILLILGVHPLLLLLVLPTLIPLRRNLAKFAERQEKGATFILVVRNFMLLNGSRIVVLLMALLFRL encoded by the coding sequence GTGAATATCAGAAGTTTTCTCAGACTGGTGGAAATCCAGACAAAGGCCGCCAGCATGATTCCATTCGCCCTGGGCACGCTGTACGCGCTGTACCGGTTCCACAGCTTCGATGCCGGGAAGTTCCTGCTCATGCTGGTGTCTCTGCTCAGCTTCGATATGGCGACGACGGCCATCAACAACTATTACGATTTCAAAAAAGCGCAGCGGACTCATGGCTACGGCTATGAGACGCATAATCCCATCGTCCGCCACAAACTGAAAGAGGCCGTAGTTGTCGGCGTCATACTAATTCTGCTGGTCCTTGCGGTGGGCTGCGGCCTGCTGCTTGTGGCCCGGACCGGACTGCTCGTCCTGGCGCTGGGCGGGCTCTCCTTCATGATCGGCATTCTGTATTCCTTCGGCCCGGTGCCGATTTCCCGGATGCCGCTTGGCGAGCTCTTCTCGGGACTCTTCATGGGCTTTGTCATTATCTTCATTTCGGCCTACATTCACGCGGGGGATGCGCTCGCCGTGCTGTCCCTGGACTTGCAGGGAGGCTGGGTGCATTTCGATCTGAACCTGCTTGAGGTTCTCTTCCTGTTCGGGTTCTCGATTCCGGCCGTGCTCTGCATCGCCAACATCATGCTGGCCAACAACATCTGCGATGTGGAGGAAGATATCGAGAACCGGCGTTATACACTCCCGGTCTATATCGGGAAGCCGAATGCGCTGCTGCTGTTTAGCACGCTGTACTATGCCTCTTACGCGGATCTTGTTATCCTGCTCATTCTCGGCGTACATCCGCTGCTACTGCTGCTGGTGCTGCCAACGCTGATTCCCCTGCGCCGCAACCTGGCGAAGTTCGCCGAAAGGCAGGAGAAGGGCGCCACTTTTATTTTGGTGGTGCGGAATTTTATGCTGCTGAATGGTTCCCGGATCGTTGTTCTGCTGATGGCGCTGCTGTTTCGGTTATAG